A single genomic interval of Apis cerana isolate GH-2021 linkage group LG14, AcerK_1.0, whole genome shotgun sequence harbors:
- the LOC108004482 gene encoding chaoptin isoform X3 has protein sequence MLLNKQMCSIYTEIFFIFCISSLIECFSVPCTFNTMCMCWIQDDEDFTKMDINCMGVPFARFPDVSVSYVAQLDVVGSGMQSLDNDALTSSVGVEALGLMSNRLSNIGDKSFSGIADSLRSLDLSYNALEDVPFKVFRDLRKLNWLNMHSNHLTSLDGDWGHSKDALTNAFFGDNSIIEIPKIFSTFESLVWLNLDNNNIEEISEDTLPPNIHTLSLNSNLLKSFPSTLKFLKQLTWLYLRGNDFKNLELPDFQTSDLELVDVSENCIEWIRMSSLTNRTLKIKEFNLDSNKLTVLPAGIFDHLEIKRIHLSSNSIKNVDDDAFRGLEDMLEYLNLENNDLPSVPGAVSRLRKLSYLYLANNDIRNISGDIFHEFGENLRALSLATNSLDAVPVAALSRCQRLLHLNLGYNKISYIQSGDFEWAEDLEILLLRNNILTKLKDETFKGAKKLKELSLSFNHLTELSDDCFIGIEESLDILELSFAFATDVFPQRALRPLSNLLWLVLDNNNFQTIEATAFYSFQRLRYINLESNRLHYLPERIFLSSVHPELRDVKLGYNFLEAIPEFSFHNLTELRSLDLTGNRIKILNTDSIMDCPELVTISLAYNRITKMEKNAFYSLPNLRFLHLEFNKLTTLDLDAISEIGGPDFALNVSYNAISIINSGGLMNNLTRLDLSFNNVSHLPADTFYGTPDLKILDLQSNFIVVLEPGTFTLRHLETLNIRNNKIEGLRKQSFHGLELLQQLDLSENQIAQLLTEQFRNLKNLRILNLSGNKIRSLPRDVFEGTKLEILDLSNNKFTVVPSPSFLEVGYTLRDLNLADNFVDHLDSTAFPTSQLVSLNLAHNRLTILPDNSFVSLGKLLSLNVSQNVLQANFKELFHYLPGLRQLYLANCGLKDIPLLPLMNLNVLDLSFNYIDSTPDKQFQYLKDLKILLFVNDSLTSMPNVKLNLLRELDVSGNPIEVLMKESFLGYPRLEKLNLRNLNKTKSVDKDCLRVLKYLKHLRIQTWPEADGFHLRPLLTGLPLRTVEIQGMISNQFPRKLSLLSKVVN, from the exons atGCTGTTAAACAAGCAGATGTGTTCCATCTATACAgagatcttttttattttttgtatatcgaGTTTGATAGAATGCTTTAGTGTACCATGCACATTTAATACCATGTGCATGTGTTGGATTCAAGACGACGAGGATTTCACGAAAATGGACATTAATTGTATGGGAGTACCATTTGCCAGATTTCCAG atgtCTCCGTGAGTTATGTGGCTCAATTAGACGTAGTTGGATCTGGAATGCAATCATTAGACAATGATGCACTTACAAGTTCAGTTGGTGTCGAAGCTTTGGGATTAATGAGCAATCGATTGTCCAATATTGGCGATAAATCTTTTTC AGGTATTGCGGATAGTTTACGCTCGTTGGATCTTAGCTATAATGCCTTGGAGGATGTGCCATTTAAAGTCTTTCGTGACTTGAGGAAACTAAATTGGCTCAACATGCATAG caaTCATTTAACATCGTTAGACGGTGACTGGGGCCACTCGAAAGACGCACTAACAAACGCCTTCTTTGGAGATAATTCAATCATCGAGATACCAAAAATATTCAGCACATTCGAATCTCTAGTCTGGTTGAATCtcgacaataataatatcgaggaAATTTCAGAAGACACTCTACCTCCCAACATACACACTCTTAGTTTGAACAGTAATCTCCTTAAATCCTTTCCATCCAcgttaaaattcttgaaacaACTCACGTGGTTATATCTGAGAGGGAACGACTTTAAAAATCTCGAGTTGCCCGATTTTCAAACTTCAGATTTAGAATTGGTCGACGTGAGTGAAAATTGTATCGAATGGATTCGTATGTCAAGCTTGACCAATagaactttgaaaattaaagagtTCAATTTGGATAGCAATAAGTTGACAGTGTTACCTGCTGGGATTTTCGATCATCTTGAAATCAAGAGGATACATCTGTCGTCGAATTCGATCAAAAATGTCGACGATGATGCATTTCGAGGGCTCGAGGATATGTTGGAGTACTTGAATTTGGAGAACAATGATCTTCCTAGCGTTCCAGGAGCTGTCAGTCGACTGAGAAAATTGTCGTATCTGTATCTTGCCAATAATGACATAAGGAATATATCTGGAGATATATTTCATGAGTTTGGTGAGAATTTGCGAGCACTTTCATTGGCTACAAATAGTTTGGACGCGGTTCCAGTTGCTGCTCTTTCTAG atGTCAAAGGTTGCTGCATCTTAATCTCGGTTAcaacaaaatttcttatattcaatcTGGTGATTTTGAATGGGCAGAAGATCTTGAAATTCTCTTGCTTAGGAACAATATATTGACAAAATTGAAAGACGAAACCTTTAAAGGAGCAA AAAAGCTGAAGGAACTCAGTTTGTCCTTCAATCACTTAACAGAGCTTAGCGACGATTGCTTCATTGGCATCGAGGAGAGTCTCGATATTCTCGAGCTAAGTTTCGCTTTTGCGACTGATGTTTTTCCTCAACGAGCTCTCAGACCTCTTTCCAACCTACTCTGGCTTGTCTTGGATAACAATAACTTTCAGACCATAGAGGCAACTGCGTTCTACTCCTTCCAACGATTACGCTACATCAATCTGGAATCGAATCGACTTCATTATCTACCAGAACGAATATTCCTGTCCAGTGTGCATCCAGAATTGAGAGATGTGAAGCTCGGTTACAATTTTCTCGAAGCCATCCCAGAATTCAGTTTTCACAATTTGACAGAATTAAGATCTTTGGATTTGACtggaaatagaataaagattCTCAATACTGACTCGATCATGGATTGTCCGGAATTAGTGACGATTTCGTTGGCTTACAATCGTATCACCAAAATGGAGAAAAACGCTTTTTACAGTTTACCCAATTTGCGCTTCCTTCAtttggaatttaataaattaaccaCGTTGGATCTAGACGCAATCTCGGAGATAGGTGGTCCAGATTTTGCTCTTAATGTTTCTTATAAcgcaatttctattataaattcaggaggattgatgaataatttaacgagactcgatttaagttttaataatgttaGTCACCTGCCAGCGGACACGTTTTATGGCACCCCAGATTTGAAGATTTTGGATCTTCAAAGTAATTTCATCGTTGTTCTCGAACCAG GTACTTTTACACTAAGACACTTGGAAACGTTAAATATACGGAACAACAAGATAGAAGGTTTAAGAAAACAATCTTTCCACGGTTTAGAATTGTTGCAACAATTAGACTTGAGCGAAAATCAAATTGCACAATTGCTTACCGAACAATTTCGTAATTTGAAGAATCTacgaatcttaaatttatcaggaaataaaataagatccTTACCCAGAGACGTTTTCGAAGGAACAAAATTGGAAATTCTTGATCTgagcaataataaatttaccgtGGTACCGTCGCCATCTTTTCTCGAGGTTGGTTACACGTTAAGGGATCTCAATTTGGCGGACAATTTCGTGGATCATCTAGATTCGACTGCCTTCCCAACTTCGCAATTGGTTTCCTTAAATTTGGCTCATAACAGGCTAACAATTCTGCCAGATAATTCGTTCGTCTCTTTGGGAAAACTTCTAAGCCTGAACGTGTCTCAAAATGTTCTTCAGGCGAATTTTAAGGAGCTGTTTCATTATTTGCCTGGACTGAGACAACTCTATCTGGCTAATTGCGGCCTTAAAGACATACCTCTTCTTCCACTGATGAATTTAAACGTTTtggatttatcatttaattacataGATTCAACACCTGACAAACAATTTCAATACTTGAAAGATTTGAAGATTCTGTTGTTCGTGAACGATTCACTGACCTCTATGCCTAACGTCAAGTTGAATCTGTTGAGAGAACTTGACGTGTCAGGAAATCCAATAGAG gTATTAATGAAGGAGAGTTTTCTGGGTTATCCAAGATTAGAAAAGCTGAATTTGCGAAATCTGAATAAAACTAAATCCGTGGACAAAGACTGCCTTCGTGTCTTAAAATACTTGAAGCATCTTCGAATTCAAACGTGGCCTGAAGCGGATGGTTTTCACCTTCGACCCCTTTTAACCGGATTACCGTTAAGAACTGTGGAGATACAA GGAATGATCTCGAATCAATTTCCTCGGAAGCTTTCTCTACTATCGAAGGTGGTGAACTAA
- the LOC108004482 gene encoding chaoptin isoform X1 — MLLNKQMCSIYTEIFFIFCISSLIECFSVPCTFNTMCMCWIQDDEDFTKMDINCMGVPFARFPDVSVSYVAQLDVVGSGMQSLDNDALTSSVGVEALGLMSNRLSNIGDKSFSGIADSLRSLDLSYNALEDVPFKVFRDLRKLNWLNMHSNHLTSLDGDWGHSKDALTNAFFGDNSIIEIPKIFSTFESLVWLNLDNNNIEEISEDTLPPNIHTLSLNSNLLKSFPSTLKFLKQLTWLYLRGNDFKNLELPDFQTSDLELVDVSENCIEWIRMSSLTNRTLKIKEFNLDSNKLTVLPAGIFDHLEIKRIHLSSNSIKNVDDDAFRGLEDMLEYLNLENNDLPSVPGAVSRLRKLSYLYLANNDIRNISGDIFHEFGENLRALSLATNSLDAVPVAALSRCQRLLHLNLGYNKISYIQSGDFEWAEDLEILLLRNNILTKLKDETFKGAKKLKELSLSFNHLTELSDDCFIGIEESLDILELSFAFATDVFPQRALRPLSNLLWLVLDNNNFQTIEATAFYSFQRLRYINLESNRLHYLPERIFLSSVHPELRDVKLGYNFLEAIPEFSFHNLTELRSLDLTGNRIKILNTDSIMDCPELVTISLAYNRITKMEKNAFYSLPNLRFLHLEFNKLTTLDLDAISEIGGPDFALNVSYNAISIINSGGLMNNLTRLDLSFNNVSHLPADTFYGTPDLKILDLQSNFIVVLEPGTFTLRHLETLNIRNNKIEGLRKQSFHGLELLQQLDLSENQIAQLLTEQFRNLKNLRILNLSGNKIRSLPRDVFEGTKLEILDLSNNKFTVVPSPSFLEVGYTLRDLNLADNFVDHLDSTAFPTSQLVSLNLAHNRLTILPDNSFVSLGKLLSLNVSQNVLQANFKELFHYLPGLRQLYLANCGLKDIPLLPLMNLNVLDLSFNYIDSTPDKQFQYLKDLKILLFVNDSLTSMPNVKLNLLRELDVSGNPIEVLMKESFLGYPRLEKLNLRNLNKTKSVDKDCLRVLKYLKHLRIQTWPEADGFHLRPLLTGLPLRTVEIQVTEHLLKHQIQNAFTKQLRELTISGNDLESISSEAFSTIEGGELILRIRDTRVRRLQSDMFLSLTKRLSQLTLDLRNNHINELSPSVIYGNLSWESVGTNMVAGGLQVSGNPLECDCEIAWLSLWLRRWLRESRQIHTASQSDARQLRTIAGRAVCTETTPSYSSDKVLLTLGTPHTACQASALSSGNYERLATTWLAIVDIILLTIVAY, encoded by the exons atGCTGTTAAACAAGCAGATGTGTTCCATCTATACAgagatcttttttattttttgtatatcgaGTTTGATAGAATGCTTTAGTGTACCATGCACATTTAATACCATGTGCATGTGTTGGATTCAAGACGACGAGGATTTCACGAAAATGGACATTAATTGTATGGGAGTACCATTTGCCAGATTTCCAG atgtCTCCGTGAGTTATGTGGCTCAATTAGACGTAGTTGGATCTGGAATGCAATCATTAGACAATGATGCACTTACAAGTTCAGTTGGTGTCGAAGCTTTGGGATTAATGAGCAATCGATTGTCCAATATTGGCGATAAATCTTTTTC AGGTATTGCGGATAGTTTACGCTCGTTGGATCTTAGCTATAATGCCTTGGAGGATGTGCCATTTAAAGTCTTTCGTGACTTGAGGAAACTAAATTGGCTCAACATGCATAG caaTCATTTAACATCGTTAGACGGTGACTGGGGCCACTCGAAAGACGCACTAACAAACGCCTTCTTTGGAGATAATTCAATCATCGAGATACCAAAAATATTCAGCACATTCGAATCTCTAGTCTGGTTGAATCtcgacaataataatatcgaggaAATTTCAGAAGACACTCTACCTCCCAACATACACACTCTTAGTTTGAACAGTAATCTCCTTAAATCCTTTCCATCCAcgttaaaattcttgaaacaACTCACGTGGTTATATCTGAGAGGGAACGACTTTAAAAATCTCGAGTTGCCCGATTTTCAAACTTCAGATTTAGAATTGGTCGACGTGAGTGAAAATTGTATCGAATGGATTCGTATGTCAAGCTTGACCAATagaactttgaaaattaaagagtTCAATTTGGATAGCAATAAGTTGACAGTGTTACCTGCTGGGATTTTCGATCATCTTGAAATCAAGAGGATACATCTGTCGTCGAATTCGATCAAAAATGTCGACGATGATGCATTTCGAGGGCTCGAGGATATGTTGGAGTACTTGAATTTGGAGAACAATGATCTTCCTAGCGTTCCAGGAGCTGTCAGTCGACTGAGAAAATTGTCGTATCTGTATCTTGCCAATAATGACATAAGGAATATATCTGGAGATATATTTCATGAGTTTGGTGAGAATTTGCGAGCACTTTCATTGGCTACAAATAGTTTGGACGCGGTTCCAGTTGCTGCTCTTTCTAG atGTCAAAGGTTGCTGCATCTTAATCTCGGTTAcaacaaaatttcttatattcaatcTGGTGATTTTGAATGGGCAGAAGATCTTGAAATTCTCTTGCTTAGGAACAATATATTGACAAAATTGAAAGACGAAACCTTTAAAGGAGCAA AAAAGCTGAAGGAACTCAGTTTGTCCTTCAATCACTTAACAGAGCTTAGCGACGATTGCTTCATTGGCATCGAGGAGAGTCTCGATATTCTCGAGCTAAGTTTCGCTTTTGCGACTGATGTTTTTCCTCAACGAGCTCTCAGACCTCTTTCCAACCTACTCTGGCTTGTCTTGGATAACAATAACTTTCAGACCATAGAGGCAACTGCGTTCTACTCCTTCCAACGATTACGCTACATCAATCTGGAATCGAATCGACTTCATTATCTACCAGAACGAATATTCCTGTCCAGTGTGCATCCAGAATTGAGAGATGTGAAGCTCGGTTACAATTTTCTCGAAGCCATCCCAGAATTCAGTTTTCACAATTTGACAGAATTAAGATCTTTGGATTTGACtggaaatagaataaagattCTCAATACTGACTCGATCATGGATTGTCCGGAATTAGTGACGATTTCGTTGGCTTACAATCGTATCACCAAAATGGAGAAAAACGCTTTTTACAGTTTACCCAATTTGCGCTTCCTTCAtttggaatttaataaattaaccaCGTTGGATCTAGACGCAATCTCGGAGATAGGTGGTCCAGATTTTGCTCTTAATGTTTCTTATAAcgcaatttctattataaattcaggaggattgatgaataatttaacgagactcgatttaagttttaataatgttaGTCACCTGCCAGCGGACACGTTTTATGGCACCCCAGATTTGAAGATTTTGGATCTTCAAAGTAATTTCATCGTTGTTCTCGAACCAG GTACTTTTACACTAAGACACTTGGAAACGTTAAATATACGGAACAACAAGATAGAAGGTTTAAGAAAACAATCTTTCCACGGTTTAGAATTGTTGCAACAATTAGACTTGAGCGAAAATCAAATTGCACAATTGCTTACCGAACAATTTCGTAATTTGAAGAATCTacgaatcttaaatttatcaggaaataaaataagatccTTACCCAGAGACGTTTTCGAAGGAACAAAATTGGAAATTCTTGATCTgagcaataataaatttaccgtGGTACCGTCGCCATCTTTTCTCGAGGTTGGTTACACGTTAAGGGATCTCAATTTGGCGGACAATTTCGTGGATCATCTAGATTCGACTGCCTTCCCAACTTCGCAATTGGTTTCCTTAAATTTGGCTCATAACAGGCTAACAATTCTGCCAGATAATTCGTTCGTCTCTTTGGGAAAACTTCTAAGCCTGAACGTGTCTCAAAATGTTCTTCAGGCGAATTTTAAGGAGCTGTTTCATTATTTGCCTGGACTGAGACAACTCTATCTGGCTAATTGCGGCCTTAAAGACATACCTCTTCTTCCACTGATGAATTTAAACGTTTtggatttatcatttaattacataGATTCAACACCTGACAAACAATTTCAATACTTGAAAGATTTGAAGATTCTGTTGTTCGTGAACGATTCACTGACCTCTATGCCTAACGTCAAGTTGAATCTGTTGAGAGAACTTGACGTGTCAGGAAATCCAATAGAG gTATTAATGAAGGAGAGTTTTCTGGGTTATCCAAGATTAGAAAAGCTGAATTTGCGAAATCTGAATAAAACTAAATCCGTGGACAAAGACTGCCTTCGTGTCTTAAAATACTTGAAGCATCTTCGAATTCAAACGTGGCCTGAAGCGGATGGTTTTCACCTTCGACCCCTTTTAACCGGATTACCGTTAAGAACTGTGGAGATACAAGTGACAGAGCATTTGCTGAAACATCAAATACAAAATGCTTTCACGAAACAGTTGAGAGAATTAACTATTTCAGGGAATGATCTCGAATCAATTTCCTCGGAAGCTTTCTCTACTATCGAAGGTGGTGAACTAATATTGAGGATCAGAGATACTCGAGTCCGTCGATTGCAGTCCGACATGTTCCTCTCCTTGACGAAAAGACTCTCTCAATTAACACTAGATTTGAGGAACAATCACATCAACGAGCTTAGTCCTTCGGTTATCTATGGGAATCTTTCGTGGGAGAGTGTTGGGACCAATATGGTTGCTG gAGGTCTACAAGTGTCAGGAAATCCTCTCGAATGCGATTGCGAGATAGCTTGGCTCAGCTTATGGTTGCGAAGATGGCTTCGAGAATCTCGACAAATCCACACCGCTTCGCAATCGGATGCTCGACAATTAAGAACGATTGCTGGAAGAGCTGTTTGCACCGAAACTACCCCATCTTATTCCTCTGATAAAGTTCTGTTAACGTTAGGAACTCCTCACACTGCCTGTCAAGCCTCTGCCCTTAGCTCTGGTAATTATGAGAGATTGGCCACTACCTGGTTAGCCATTGTGGACATTATTCTCCTAACGATAGTGgcttattaa
- the LOC108004482 gene encoding chaoptin isoform X2 codes for MHSNHLTSLDGDWGHSKDALTNAFFGDNSIIEIPKIFSTFESLVWLNLDNNNIEEISEDTLPPNIHTLSLNSNLLKSFPSTLKFLKQLTWLYLRGNDFKNLELPDFQTSDLELVDVSENCIEWIRMSSLTNRTLKIKEFNLDSNKLTVLPAGIFDHLEIKRIHLSSNSIKNVDDDAFRGLEDMLEYLNLENNDLPSVPGAVSRLRKLSYLYLANNDIRNISGDIFHEFGENLRALSLATNSLDAVPVAALSRCQRLLHLNLGYNKISYIQSGDFEWAEDLEILLLRNNILTKLKDETFKGAKKLKELSLSFNHLTELSDDCFIGIEESLDILELSFAFATDVFPQRALRPLSNLLWLVLDNNNFQTIEATAFYSFQRLRYINLESNRLHYLPERIFLSSVHPELRDVKLGYNFLEAIPEFSFHNLTELRSLDLTGNRIKILNTDSIMDCPELVTISLAYNRITKMEKNAFYSLPNLRFLHLEFNKLTTLDLDAISEIGGPDFALNVSYNAISIINSGGLMNNLTRLDLSFNNVSHLPADTFYGTPDLKILDLQSNFIVVLEPGTFTLRHLETLNIRNNKIEGLRKQSFHGLELLQQLDLSENQIAQLLTEQFRNLKNLRILNLSGNKIRSLPRDVFEGTKLEILDLSNNKFTVVPSPSFLEVGYTLRDLNLADNFVDHLDSTAFPTSQLVSLNLAHNRLTILPDNSFVSLGKLLSLNVSQNVLQANFKELFHYLPGLRQLYLANCGLKDIPLLPLMNLNVLDLSFNYIDSTPDKQFQYLKDLKILLFVNDSLTSMPNVKLNLLRELDVSGNPIEVLMKESFLGYPRLEKLNLRNLNKTKSVDKDCLRVLKYLKHLRIQTWPEADGFHLRPLLTGLPLRTVEIQVTEHLLKHQIQNAFTKQLRELTISGNDLESISSEAFSTIEGGELILRIRDTRVRRLQSDMFLSLTKRLSQLTLDLRNNHINELSPSVIYGNLSWESVGTNMVAGGLQVSGNPLECDCEIAWLSLWLRRWLRESRQIHTASQSDARQLRTIAGRAVCTETTPSYSSDKVLLTLGTPHTACQASALSSGNYERLATTWLAIVDIILLTIVAY; via the exons ATGCATAG caaTCATTTAACATCGTTAGACGGTGACTGGGGCCACTCGAAAGACGCACTAACAAACGCCTTCTTTGGAGATAATTCAATCATCGAGATACCAAAAATATTCAGCACATTCGAATCTCTAGTCTGGTTGAATCtcgacaataataatatcgaggaAATTTCAGAAGACACTCTACCTCCCAACATACACACTCTTAGTTTGAACAGTAATCTCCTTAAATCCTTTCCATCCAcgttaaaattcttgaaacaACTCACGTGGTTATATCTGAGAGGGAACGACTTTAAAAATCTCGAGTTGCCCGATTTTCAAACTTCAGATTTAGAATTGGTCGACGTGAGTGAAAATTGTATCGAATGGATTCGTATGTCAAGCTTGACCAATagaactttgaaaattaaagagtTCAATTTGGATAGCAATAAGTTGACAGTGTTACCTGCTGGGATTTTCGATCATCTTGAAATCAAGAGGATACATCTGTCGTCGAATTCGATCAAAAATGTCGACGATGATGCATTTCGAGGGCTCGAGGATATGTTGGAGTACTTGAATTTGGAGAACAATGATCTTCCTAGCGTTCCAGGAGCTGTCAGTCGACTGAGAAAATTGTCGTATCTGTATCTTGCCAATAATGACATAAGGAATATATCTGGAGATATATTTCATGAGTTTGGTGAGAATTTGCGAGCACTTTCATTGGCTACAAATAGTTTGGACGCGGTTCCAGTTGCTGCTCTTTCTAG atGTCAAAGGTTGCTGCATCTTAATCTCGGTTAcaacaaaatttcttatattcaatcTGGTGATTTTGAATGGGCAGAAGATCTTGAAATTCTCTTGCTTAGGAACAATATATTGACAAAATTGAAAGACGAAACCTTTAAAGGAGCAA AAAAGCTGAAGGAACTCAGTTTGTCCTTCAATCACTTAACAGAGCTTAGCGACGATTGCTTCATTGGCATCGAGGAGAGTCTCGATATTCTCGAGCTAAGTTTCGCTTTTGCGACTGATGTTTTTCCTCAACGAGCTCTCAGACCTCTTTCCAACCTACTCTGGCTTGTCTTGGATAACAATAACTTTCAGACCATAGAGGCAACTGCGTTCTACTCCTTCCAACGATTACGCTACATCAATCTGGAATCGAATCGACTTCATTATCTACCAGAACGAATATTCCTGTCCAGTGTGCATCCAGAATTGAGAGATGTGAAGCTCGGTTACAATTTTCTCGAAGCCATCCCAGAATTCAGTTTTCACAATTTGACAGAATTAAGATCTTTGGATTTGACtggaaatagaataaagattCTCAATACTGACTCGATCATGGATTGTCCGGAATTAGTGACGATTTCGTTGGCTTACAATCGTATCACCAAAATGGAGAAAAACGCTTTTTACAGTTTACCCAATTTGCGCTTCCTTCAtttggaatttaataaattaaccaCGTTGGATCTAGACGCAATCTCGGAGATAGGTGGTCCAGATTTTGCTCTTAATGTTTCTTATAAcgcaatttctattataaattcaggaggattgatgaataatttaacgagactcgatttaagttttaataatgttaGTCACCTGCCAGCGGACACGTTTTATGGCACCCCAGATTTGAAGATTTTGGATCTTCAAAGTAATTTCATCGTTGTTCTCGAACCAG GTACTTTTACACTAAGACACTTGGAAACGTTAAATATACGGAACAACAAGATAGAAGGTTTAAGAAAACAATCTTTCCACGGTTTAGAATTGTTGCAACAATTAGACTTGAGCGAAAATCAAATTGCACAATTGCTTACCGAACAATTTCGTAATTTGAAGAATCTacgaatcttaaatttatcaggaaataaaataagatccTTACCCAGAGACGTTTTCGAAGGAACAAAATTGGAAATTCTTGATCTgagcaataataaatttaccgtGGTACCGTCGCCATCTTTTCTCGAGGTTGGTTACACGTTAAGGGATCTCAATTTGGCGGACAATTTCGTGGATCATCTAGATTCGACTGCCTTCCCAACTTCGCAATTGGTTTCCTTAAATTTGGCTCATAACAGGCTAACAATTCTGCCAGATAATTCGTTCGTCTCTTTGGGAAAACTTCTAAGCCTGAACGTGTCTCAAAATGTTCTTCAGGCGAATTTTAAGGAGCTGTTTCATTATTTGCCTGGACTGAGACAACTCTATCTGGCTAATTGCGGCCTTAAAGACATACCTCTTCTTCCACTGATGAATTTAAACGTTTtggatttatcatttaattacataGATTCAACACCTGACAAACAATTTCAATACTTGAAAGATTTGAAGATTCTGTTGTTCGTGAACGATTCACTGACCTCTATGCCTAACGTCAAGTTGAATCTGTTGAGAGAACTTGACGTGTCAGGAAATCCAATAGAG gTATTAATGAAGGAGAGTTTTCTGGGTTATCCAAGATTAGAAAAGCTGAATTTGCGAAATCTGAATAAAACTAAATCCGTGGACAAAGACTGCCTTCGTGTCTTAAAATACTTGAAGCATCTTCGAATTCAAACGTGGCCTGAAGCGGATGGTTTTCACCTTCGACCCCTTTTAACCGGATTACCGTTAAGAACTGTGGAGATACAAGTGACAGAGCATTTGCTGAAACATCAAATACAAAATGCTTTCACGAAACAGTTGAGAGAATTAACTATTTCAGGGAATGATCTCGAATCAATTTCCTCGGAAGCTTTCTCTACTATCGAAGGTGGTGAACTAATATTGAGGATCAGAGATACTCGAGTCCGTCGATTGCAGTCCGACATGTTCCTCTCCTTGACGAAAAGACTCTCTCAATTAACACTAGATTTGAGGAACAATCACATCAACGAGCTTAGTCCTTCGGTTATCTATGGGAATCTTTCGTGGGAGAGTGTTGGGACCAATATGGTTGCTG gAGGTCTACAAGTGTCAGGAAATCCTCTCGAATGCGATTGCGAGATAGCTTGGCTCAGCTTATGGTTGCGAAGATGGCTTCGAGAATCTCGACAAATCCACACCGCTTCGCAATCGGATGCTCGACAATTAAGAACGATTGCTGGAAGAGCTGTTTGCACCGAAACTACCCCATCTTATTCCTCTGATAAAGTTCTGTTAACGTTAGGAACTCCTCACACTGCCTGTCAAGCCTCTGCCCTTAGCTCTGGTAATTATGAGAGATTGGCCACTACCTGGTTAGCCATTGTGGACATTATTCTCCTAACGATAGTGgcttattaa